In the Zingiber officinale cultivar Zhangliang chromosome 5A, Zo_v1.1, whole genome shotgun sequence genome, GTTATGCAACAATGGCGCACTAGTTTCATTCTCCTCACTCAGAAATTAATCAACCGATCAATCAATCAATCGAAGTAAACACCTATTTGTTCCCTCTCCATCTCCGTCGACGTCGATCCATGTACATATTGTTCGATTAAGAGTTCAATCCCAAGCGAACTGGAGCTCCGGTCGCCGGGATCCAGTTCGACCCTTCCAAGAAGCTCTCCACGGTGTACCTGACTGCTTCCTCCCTGTTGATGACGTGGACGCCCGGCCACTTCACGCGGTCGGCGGTGGCGGCGCCCGGCCCCTTGTTGTTGTACTCGGCGTAGTAGAGCGTGCTCAGCCCGAAGTTGCCCTCCCACGGCATGTACCCGTCCTTGTTGACGAAGCCGTCGATCTGCGACTCCATGATCACCGTCCTCGAGAACTCCTTCCACGGTCGGCCGAGGTAACTACGGATTGCCGGCTGGGACGCGTCGGCGAGGCCGTTGTCGGCGCGGAAGCGGCAGCGCTGGAGGACGAAGCCGGTGGTCTCGCGGCGGTCGGCGCGGCCCTGCGCCGTCACGATGTTCTGCTGGTTGGGCAGCGGGCGGCGGACGACGAGGAGGCAGTTCTGGAACACGGCAGCGGCGTCGCCGAAGATGAAGTCGATGGTGCCGGAGATGACGCAGCCACGGTAGAACTGGCGGTGCGCGTGCGCGTACAGAGTGTCCTGGTACCCCTCCATCCGGCAGTTGAGGAACACGGACATGTCCGACGCCACACGCAGCGCAACAGCCTGGTGCTTCTCCGGCCCCGCCGTGTTGCGGAACGACATGTCCATCGCCATGAATCTATCGCCGGCCGCCACTGAATCAATCCAAATCCATCATATATAATTATTCAAAAATTGAGAAACGAAAGAAAACGTCCTGATCAAAGTAATCGATTACAGAATGTAGGGGTCAGAAAAGTCCTTGTGCCGTCGATAAAGTTCTTGCTGCCGGTGACGATCGTCTTCTTCGATCCGTCGCCGTACATAGTGACATCCACCATCTTCTTCGTCACAATCACTTGTTCTTCGTACACTCCAGCTTTAATGTAGATCACATACCTAAAATTAACCATCAACTTATCATCAATTTTGGCATCTGATCTCCCAAATATATGCTCTGCGTGGGAATTACCTTCCCTGGTATTTCGCCGGCATCTTAGCGAGGGCCTCGGAGATGTTGGTGAAGTCACCGCTGCCGTCCTTGGCCACCGTGACGTTCGGCGTGGGCTTGAGGTTTATGCGCTCCTTGAGCATCCGACGGTCGTCTTTGCTAAACCAGGAAGGATAGCCATTGTTGGTGGCCAGGGGTCGTCGATTGTGGTGGTCGgcgaggaggaggcggcggcggcgggacGGGAGGTTGATGAGggagaggaagctggaggcctgGCCGATGATGGCGAGGGCATTGCTGGTGAGTTCCCTGGCGCTCTTCATCGCGTCTTTCATCTTTTCCTTGAGCTCCCCCTCGGGGAAGCCGTCGATGCAGGTCTGCTGGTAGGTGACGACGGCGCTGAGCCAGGTGCGCATGTCGTGGGAGCGGGCCGGCAGCTTGTCGACGCCGTGGTCGATGATGCTCCGGAGCGTGGCGTTGATGTTGCCCTTGGCGTCCTCGTACATCTCCTGGCAGTCCTGCACGGCGCCGCGCACGCGGCTGTCGTTGCTCTGGAGCAGCCTCGAATGCTCGAACCCCCTGCTCACCCCGTCGAGCACCACCGACACCGCCGCCTTCAGCAGCACCTTCGGGTCTTCCGTGTCCGACGGCACCGCCTTCGACAGGCTCGTCTCGCACGTCTGCGGGTAGTCCGTGGAGGAGCATAGCGCCGTCACCGACTTGGACGACGCGCGCATCGCATGGGTACTCAGGTTGGAGCCGTCGCCGTCACCGCCGTGGTCATCCTGGTAGGCGCTGCCGACGACCGCGCCCACCACGAGTAGGAGAAGAAAACAGGCAGAGGTGCCTAGCAACACCAGCTTCCTCCGGTCTGCCTTCCGGCCCTCCGACATTTGCTTGTCAAAATGATTCGCCATCGTTTATTCCTCTTCCCCTCcgccgagagagagagagagagagagagagagagagagagagagagagagacggaGAAAGGTAAATACGAACATCTGGAAATGGATCGAGCTGCTTCTTATTCAATTCTCCTCGTTCAATTTTACTAGTGGACGAGCAACGTCCATGGCGGAACAACGGGTGGCGGTCGTTATTACCGTTGAAATCTGACCCAAACGACGCCGTTGACCTAACATATTGCGAATCCTTTAAAATATTGTTTATAAGTTTCGCAATTgacttttacatttttttatatataaaaatcatactaaaaaataaataaaaaataaaaataagaagttTAAATGATTCGGAGTTGATCAATcaatttttgaaacttaaaaTACGGTACCGCGAATGATTATCGATTTCATTGATTCacgtataaattttaaaattgattatcAGATCCGTTAATTACGTATGATCAAGTAAATCATCTAATCAAGAAAAGGGAAAATGATACTTGACAATAATTTTATTGATGATTCTACTATCCATACACATACGTCCAGAGTTATCATTCTTTGGTATTAAAAAGATAGATACAACACAAGAGCTCATACTTTATCTGATATGATCCTTAGCTAACAATTCCTCAACATGTCACCTCGTCTCCTCATAGGAGACTGTAGGCTCATCATGTAATGTTTTGGCAGCATCATTCTGGGCTCCAAATCAATATGATGTTGAATATCACACAAAGGAGACACTTTGTTTGATAGCTCTTTGTGAAAAAACTCACTAATTTTGACAATGAGTTGAGCCAAAAATTCTAGAATAGTACTACGTTTGGACACTTTCTTTCCCATCAACAAATATCCATTTTCTGCTTGCAATAACTCCTTGTCAAATTAAGCCTGAGACAATAAAGCTGCAACTTCACTTGTAGGTTTGTGATGTTCCACCGACTATCTACAAGATAGAAGCACAATTTTAATTTCCTCAAACATAAAGTTGTAAGTATTGGCTCGTCCATCATGATGCACACTTCTATCATACTGCCACGGTTTGTCTAACAACAAATGGCAAACATCCATTGCTAGGATATCACACCAAATAGCATCCTTATACTTTAGACCAACATAAACTGGATCAAGTGCCCCTTTAGATAATGATATTTCGGTTTGACCCCGgttgaccggctagaagggggttgaatagtcctgcacaatataaaaacaaatactcttctcggacttttaaaagaatacttgcataaattgaaataaagaaataagctAAAAGAAGAGGCCCAcaacttttacttggttacagccggggaggttgttaatccaaggaagtaaacacactaagtatctccttcaggtagagaagtctcttacagcagtaAAAGcacaaaatgagaagctaaactaacaatcaagagtgcacaagtgttgtattaCAATTGCTTGTTGattcaaaagcttctggaccaatgatatatttatagccttggtcggggtgcctagaaAGGTTTCAGGCGCCTatagggggataaagttttatccccttcgcaatggaTCGCAATCAAACGCAATCTGATCAaagtcacattccaggcgcccggacctcaaagtcaaccccattgaccTTTTCGGTCCGGGCCTTTTGCTCCGGTTCaactcacctcggtccgggtcttccgctctagctccgctcgcttgggtgattttgcccaaccgaaataaggctcgctcgaacccaatttcggccttctcgagcaaccttccgctccggcttctcatccctcggaaacgtcgcacgcttccttctcatccgcccgcgtactcttctgcagcacctcgtccctcggacgcaccaagcccatcggttctctcccatgccgtccttctcgctagctgcatcttttgctcgacttcttgtgttcctaagctcctgcacacttagacacaaggttaaaacaccacatgacctaacataacttggttgatcacatcaaaacaaccttagaaTTCCAACAATTTCACCTCCTTTCTTAAGTCACACTAATTTATAGGGTTTAGGGTGACTCTTAATCTGGATATTCAATTTCTGCATAGCTTCAGTGGACACAATATTTTTACAGCTTCTTgcaacaatcacaaagcaatataCCTTACCCAAGATAGTATAGGTTGACTGAAAAATATTACTTTGTAGCCAATCATTGTGCTCTACCACCTTCGACGTTAAATAAGAGCATCGTACCACCAATGCCATCTTGACATCTCCTTCCACTAGTATTTCATTTTCGCCTTCTTTGTCAAACATTGGACTCTCGTGAtctctacttcttcctcttcacaatcTTCGTTGTCAATAAACAGTGTTTTCTTTCCTAGTGCCTTCTTATACTCTAACTATCTATGTCCGATCTCTCCACAATTGAAACACTTTAGGATGCTAACTCTGTCAATTCCTCTATTAAATTACCCACTATATTTATTGACTCCCACATTACTATCACTTCCAACAGTCCCTATCCTCGGACTCCCGCTAGCGGTGCTTGTAGGGAAAATTTTAGTATTTCGACGTACATGTTTTTCCACAATCAACACCATTTGGTGTGCCACAGATACAAAAATAGGGTCAAACATATTGACAACGTCTTAGATTTGATATTTCAAACCCCCAATATATCGCACCACTAAATGATCTTCTGTCTCGTGAATTTTGTTCCTTGCAATTAGTTGAAAAAATCAGAAGTATATTCTTTCACTGATAGGGTGTTTTGGTTTTGATTCTGCAACATTTGATACATTAATCGTTGGAAATTGTATGGCAAAAAGGTTTCCCACATGagtttcttcatcttctcctagTTGAAAAATTTTGCCTTACCCAATCTGTTTCGGGTCAGTTTTAGTTGTTGCCACCTTGTAGTCACTCTTTCGCACAATCTGGTTGGGACCAAGGGAAtcttggagcaatcccaatggtccgtacgACCATATGATTTAGTATTTgagcaaaggatttaagttatgttcatccttgttatttgatatgtatatgtgagtgtgcaggtttgcaggatacacatatgactcagcttgatggcttcgagtcTGAAGAatgatggagcatccaagggaccgtggacaaggcaacaaggccaaggcccgagggaagcgacttcgaggcatacgcgaaggatggcattgggacaaGCCACGGGCTtgggtgcattcgagggatgagagtcAAAAGAAGTAGGTTTGAAagtaagaggtcaaagctgccacgaagagtcaagtgagccgtaagggtgagggtccgagtgctgagagattgtactcgggtaccagtcgactggtggtttcatcagtcgactggtgtacacGACTAGACAGTCGACTGAGAGTGAACAAAATGTTTCTGTTCactcgaccagtgtggagcagtcaactggtacttttaccaatcgattggtatcaAGCCATTGGGATATAACAGTCGAATCTCCACAGacgacagtcgactggtaggtgggattttccaacccgtgacctatataaccaaggcttggaagcttggttaggactgacgaaatagaggtggttaacccctattagtagtctacaagtgcccTAACTTCTCAAGAGTTCttatgagagttgtggtgaggtttttccATCCACAAAGAGCTACGTGAACTAGTCGGAGTTtgtcggggagtcatccaccgacggatcgggattgtccaccttacggatagccatggagtaggagcaagctatctccgaaccacgttacatcggcGTGTATTAGtttgcttgtttttttttttatctttagctttctttgtattcatattagtttgtattttcgctgcgcaAACTAACTAGTGTAGGAAGCTATCAATTTAGGGGTGCCAtccattcaacccccttctagtcggccgcaaGATCCCTTACAGGGAATACGCTTGTCTTCAGGCACCTCTTTAAATTCCAGGATTTCTTCAATAGAGGTCAGCCAATCCAGGAATTCCTCATATTGTAAGCTGTCATGAAACTCAAGGATTACCATTctcatctgttggtgcaatatctctcaggtcaaggctgacctggttgaccaagcttgagttttggtttgggtttcgatgtttgacaatgtagctgttcatttggggagattgtttggtgcaatttccctctgatcagggtctgatcaggttggttgaagaagagtcaagtaggtcaagattgaccagatacttgactgggaagtcctaactgggatgttaggcagaaagaaaattctggtgagtgaagccaggtgaaagacctagtgagtgaagctaggcagtgagaaaatcctagtgagtgaagctaggtgaaagtcctggtgagtgaagccaggcaaaagaaaatcctggtgagtaaagccaggtgaaaatcctagtgagtgaagctaggtgaaagtcctggtgagtgaagccaggcagaagagaagtcctagtgagtgaagctaggcagaatggaagtcctggtgagtgaagccaggcacgggggaaattcagatgggtcaaggttgatcagacatttggtgaaagtccaagtaggttaaaggattgactggatacttggcatgatgaagaaaagtccaaatgggtcaaagggattgaccggacacttggtgagggagtcctagcaggtcaagggtgaccggatgctaggcacgatgaaccaacaggtcatggattgaccggatgttggtttgggggctttgggacttggttttgggcaaaaaccagcatctggatcgatcagccgatcgattggctggagcccaatcgatcagccgatcgattggggtgtccccgcgagaagccttcgtcccaatcgatcagtggatcgattgggaggaagtcgcgagcaCACAGAactcctctggatcgatcagctaatcgatccagaggtcccaattgatcagtggatcgattgggaaggtgcgtgttgtcgcgataagccctagatcgattagttgatcgatccaggcaaattcccagagcacagaggcactctggatcgatccgttgatcgatccaaagcctccccgatcgattgggagcaatccaatcgatcgggatccgaccgttggcgtcatatttagctacaggcgagcgtttccttcagtatTGCTTACACGATTCGACTCCGATCATCTCAGcgactccacagcttctccacatagctctccacgccagattttgaagattcttggaaggattgtccaagtcaagaggcgaagaagagaagttagggttagggcttttactgcacttcttgtaagcttttgcttgttctttactgccctttcctttcttcttgtattgagagtcttgtagggcttctccaccttcggtagttactgaaaaggattgtttattagtggaggtgtgtgtgtgtatgtgtggatccttggattagtcacctcttgtgaggtggataccaagtaaaatccatttgttagcattattgtatttgtttcttgtattttccgctgcgcatccttgaagaaacaagcaacgaagcacacgagcacgcgacgagctattcacccaccctctagctacttttcggtccttacaagtggtatcagagcaaggttactcttcaccggaatcatcgccggaaggggcaaacaaaaaacaagcaaagctagagggtgaagaagttggagcaaattaccaaagtcaaagaattcaagaagctcaacttcaagatgcaattccaagatggacttggatttgacacaagggtggctccaccgtacacatctacaagcttcgatctttggaaatcaaggatcgaaaacttcttaatggtggagatagagcaatggtttgctcttatggaaggcttcgaagctccaacgaattcaaagggcaaagttctcaagaggagcaaatggagcccgaagcaagtccaaaggtgcgaagcaaatgacaaggtaaccaaattattggttaatttattgtctagcacaattctatgcaaaattggagagttcaaggatgccaaggagctatggagcaagttggcatcaattcatgagatcccctccactgcaccaatccaagaagaatccaaagagggtgactcattggagaaaaatcaagaggaagaggactccgaagttgagagatgctcaacttccggagaagaagtccaagaagaagctccatcttcaagggaatgcaatgaagagaacaaggagagagcatactccttgttccatgtacaagatgatgaagcctccacctctcggattgagggggagcaatttttggtgacaccagatcaagaagaaggagaagtctccacatccgggtcaagaagggatgaagaagcttccacctccacaagtcaagacaaatctaatggaggagcatcactatcggatcaagaggaagtctctacatccacatcacatggaggaccaagtgccatccctacacaagaaggtataaatagttcaataaataacaaaaatcatattatatgttttgagtgtagggagaatgggcactacaagagcaagttttccaacttggccaagaaaaagagctaagtggcacccaagggcaaggagaagcccaaggagaccatcctcggaacaaaaaggagcaaggagcacattgtgtgcttcttgtgcaaccaaaagaggcattatcgaagtcaatgccctaaggggaagaagatggtcaaggctcaaggaggaagctcaattcaagggggagcctccaaggtaaaaaggaaggtatcgttcattgaacctaccccctttactaatggtaaaaagcatgatagttctaacttatatcattttaatgctatttaccatgaaaatagaaggcatgataagattaaggaaaatcatgtagcttatcatgctaaaacctctcaacctaggcctagaaaggtagataggaatttaggcaagaaccctaaggattctaggtatttgcctaagaagaagaaaaatcaagattttagtgaaaaacctaaggttgaagaattagtgatggaaaatcaagtcttgaggttaagacttgacaaactagaaaagatcctaaaaaggatggaaaatatccttaaagggcaaaatgagcaaaatctaagtttagaacaacaagggtcatccaagggccatagaggtttgggatacaaacttaaaatcaaaaagggtgcacctacttaccatagggttccatatagctatggaaccaaccctaagtctagagggcaagtcaaggatacaagggaagttatccctagaagtatcgtTGCAacgacaaacgtgactaagacttctaagaagtctaagaagccaaacaaggtcactaggaaggtatctagggaagttattcctagtgaatacctagagta is a window encoding:
- the LOC121979678 gene encoding pectinesterase-like translates to MANHFDKQMSEGRKADRRKLVLLGTSACFLLLLVVGAVVGSAYQDDHGGDGDGSNLSTHAMRASSKSVTALCSSTDYPQTCETSLSKAVPSDTEDPKVLLKAAVSVVLDGVSRGFEHSRLLQSNDSRVRGAVQDCQEMYEDAKGNINATLRSIIDHGVDKLPARSHDMRTWLSAVVTYQQTCIDGFPEGELKEKMKDAMKSARELTSNALAIIGQASSFLSLINLPSRRRRLLLADHHNRRPLATNNGYPSWFSKDDRRMLKERINLKPTPNVTVAKDGSGDFTNISEALAKMPAKYQGRYVIYIKAGVYEEQVIVTKKMVDVTMYGDGSKKTIVTGSKNFIDGTRTFLTPTFLAAGDRFMAMDMSFRNTAGPEKHQAVALRVASDMSVFLNCRMEGYQDTLYAHAHRQFYRGCVISGTIDFIFGDAAAVFQNCLLVVRRPLPNQQNIVTAQGRADRRETTGFVLQRCRFRADNGLADASQPAIRSYLGRPWKEFSRTVIMESQIDGFVNKDGYMPWEGNFGLSTLYYAEYNNKGPGAATADRVKWPGVHVINREEAVRYTVESFLEGSNWIPATGAPVRLGLNS